From Paenibacillus graminis, a single genomic window includes:
- the pepT gene encoding peptidase T encodes MKEKLIERFISYAQMDTQSNDDNEACPSTPGQMELARKLVAELQELGLVEVTVDEHAYVMATLPANTDKEVPAIGFLAHLDTATDFTGAGVKPQLVENYDGKDIVLNEAQGIVLSTESFPELAGYKGHTLITTDGTTLLGADNKAGIAEIMTAMAYLLEHPEIKHGKIRVAFTPDEEIGRGPHKFDVARFGASHAYTVDGGPLGELEYESFNAAGVKISFKGVNVHPGTAKGKMIHSAKIAMAFHLRLPSGEAPEFTEGYEGFYHLISMQGTAEQSKLQYIIRDFEREAFENRKAYIAAIVEEFQSTYGAENIVLEMKDQYYNMREKIELVRHIVDIAQEAMENLGITPVIRPIRGGTDGSQLSYMGLPTPNIFTGGENFHGKFEYASVDVMLKAVQVIVEIAKLTEQKA; translated from the coding sequence ATGAAAGAAAAGCTGATAGAGCGGTTTATTTCGTATGCTCAAATGGATACCCAATCGAATGATGACAATGAAGCCTGCCCTTCCACACCCGGACAGATGGAGCTGGCCCGCAAGCTGGTAGCTGAGCTGCAAGAGCTGGGGCTGGTGGAGGTCACCGTGGACGAGCATGCTTATGTCATGGCTACCTTGCCTGCCAATACGGACAAGGAGGTTCCCGCCATTGGTTTTCTCGCGCATCTGGATACCGCGACAGATTTCACCGGTGCGGGGGTGAAGCCGCAGCTTGTCGAGAATTATGATGGCAAGGATATTGTCCTCAATGAAGCACAGGGCATCGTGCTCTCCACAGAGAGCTTCCCCGAGCTGGCCGGATATAAAGGCCACACGCTGATTACCACGGACGGGACAACCCTTCTGGGGGCGGACAACAAAGCGGGAATCGCTGAGATTATGACCGCCATGGCCTATCTGCTGGAGCATCCGGAAATCAAACACGGCAAGATCCGGGTGGCTTTTACCCCCGATGAGGAAATTGGGCGCGGACCGCATAAATTCGATGTCGCACGCTTCGGTGCTTCCCATGCCTACACCGTGGACGGTGGACCACTCGGGGAATTGGAGTACGAAAGCTTCAACGCTGCCGGAGTCAAAATCAGCTTCAAAGGGGTGAATGTGCATCCCGGAACCGCCAAGGGCAAAATGATCCATTCCGCCAAAATCGCCATGGCGTTCCATCTCAGACTGCCGTCCGGTGAGGCCCCGGAATTCACTGAGGGCTATGAGGGCTTTTACCATCTGATCTCCATGCAGGGTACAGCGGAGCAGAGCAAGCTGCAGTATATCATCCGCGACTTTGAGCGCGAGGCCTTCGAGAACCGCAAGGCGTATATTGCTGCTATTGTAGAGGAATTCCAGTCTACGTATGGAGCGGAGAATATAGTGCTGGAAATGAAGGATCAATACTATAATATGCGCGAAAAAATCGAGCTGGTGCGCCACATCGTCGACATCGCCCAGGAAGCCATGGAGAACCTCGGCATTACACCGGTGATCCGCCCGATCCGCGGCGGTACGGACGGTTCGCAGTTGTCCTATATGGGGCTGCCTACACCGAATATTTTCACTGGCGGCGAGAATTTCCACGGGAAATTCGAATATGCCTCGGTAGATGTAATGCTGAAAGCCGTTCAGGTTATAGTCGAGATTGCTAAGCTGACCGAACAGAAGGCTTAA
- a CDS encoding winged helix-turn-helix transcriptional regulator — protein MNVQRSSGASISNDGQGSLQSTLDLISGKWKGILLYQLISGTKRFNELRRLCPEITQRMLTLQLRKLERDGLVHRKVYPQAPRKVEYSLTEWGRGLETALLSIKSWGEAYRGEFCMEHPQLPEYPAPATPDAEWVSETNTNIPG, from the coding sequence ATGAATGTACAGCGGAGCAGCGGAGCATCCATCTCGAATGACGGCCAGGGATCACTTCAGAGCACGCTGGATCTGATAAGCGGCAAGTGGAAGGGGATTCTTCTCTATCAACTAATCAGCGGAACGAAGCGGTTCAATGAACTCCGCAGGCTCTGCCCCGAAATCACCCAGCGGATGCTGACGCTCCAGCTAAGAAAGCTGGAGCGGGATGGACTCGTTCACCGCAAGGTGTATCCACAGGCACCGAGGAAGGTGGAGTACTCCTTGACGGAGTGGGGCAGAGGTCTGGAGACAGCCCTCCTAAGCATCAAAAGCTGGGGGGAAGCTTACCGTGGGGAATTCTGCATGGAGCATCCTCAACTGCCGGAGTACCCGGCACCAGCCACTCCGGATGCAGAATGGGTCAGTGAAACGAACACAAATATCCCCGGCTAG
- a CDS encoding NADH-dependent flavin oxidoreductase: MSTTDYSPLLAPFRFASSFSLKNRVVMAPMTNFSSNEDGTVSGPEIDYYIRRSKGAGMVITACVYVSRGGKGFAGEFGADRDELIPSLRQLAEAIKGEGAKAVLQIFHGGRQCPPEQLPDGQPVSAGNVPSELPGGGHGPVPRALTDNEIEGIIADFGAAARRAIEAGFDGVEIHGANGYLLQQFFSPHSNTRDDRWGGDLQKRLAFPLAVLRAVKSAVNEQASSPFLVGYRFSPEEPETPGITMAETFALIDALKKEGLDYLHVSQMDLWSLPHRGTEDSRPRIEQIVDRAGSGLPVIGVGSLYSAEDALKSLSSGISLVALGRPLLIEPDWVQKVAEGRADEIETELDPAAQDALVIPDPLWRALIHTPGWLPVKS; this comes from the coding sequence ATGTCCACAACAGATTACAGCCCGCTGCTTGCGCCATTCCGGTTCGCAAGCAGCTTTTCCTTGAAAAACCGTGTAGTTATGGCGCCGATGACGAACTTCTCCTCGAATGAGGATGGGACGGTATCCGGGCCGGAGATTGATTATTATATCCGCCGCTCCAAGGGGGCGGGAATGGTCATCACCGCCTGTGTATACGTATCGCGCGGAGGCAAAGGCTTCGCAGGCGAATTTGGTGCTGACCGGGATGAGCTGATCCCGAGTCTGCGCCAACTGGCAGAAGCCATTAAGGGAGAAGGCGCGAAAGCGGTTCTGCAGATTTTTCACGGCGGACGCCAATGCCCGCCGGAGCAGCTGCCGGACGGACAGCCTGTCAGCGCAGGCAATGTGCCGTCGGAGCTTCCGGGCGGTGGTCATGGGCCTGTGCCGCGTGCGCTGACCGATAATGAAATTGAAGGCATCATCGCCGATTTCGGAGCAGCTGCGCGCCGGGCCATCGAAGCCGGATTTGACGGCGTGGAGATTCACGGTGCAAACGGATATCTGCTGCAGCAGTTTTTCTCGCCGCATTCCAATACGCGCGATGACCGCTGGGGCGGAGATCTGCAGAAACGCCTGGCATTTCCGCTGGCTGTTCTGCGCGCGGTAAAAAGCGCGGTAAACGAACAGGCATCGTCGCCGTTCCTGGTCGGCTACCGCTTCTCCCCCGAAGAACCGGAAACACCGGGGATTACAATGGCTGAGACTTTCGCGCTTATCGATGCGTTGAAGAAAGAGGGACTGGATTATCTGCACGTCTCCCAGATGGATTTGTGGTCGCTGCCGCACCGTGGAACCGAGGATAGCCGTCCGCGGATTGAACAGATCGTTGATCGTGCAGGCAGCGGACTGCCGGTAATCGGTGTCGGTTCTCTGTACAGTGCTGAAGATGCATTGAAGAGCCTGTCCAGCGGAATCAGTCTGGTGGCTCTGGGCCGCCCGCTGCTGATTGAACCGGACTGGGTGCAGAAGGTGGCGGAAGGCCGTGCCGATGAAATAGAGACGGAACTGGACCCTGCTGCCCAAGACGCGCTAGTCATCCCCGATCCGCTCTGGAGAGCGCTGATTCATACGCCGGGCTGGCTTCCGGTTAAGTCTTAA
- a CDS encoding winged helix-turn-helix transcriptional regulator produces MATEIKDRINLKEINCEKELTLAVIGGKWKLIILWHLGLEGTKRFSELKKLIPHITQKMLTNQLRELEEDQLVFRKVYAEVPPRVEYSLTEYGQSLLPVLRMMYDWGKNYGENVIWKDIPPGDR; encoded by the coding sequence TTGGCAACGGAGATTAAGGACCGCATTAACCTGAAGGAAATTAACTGTGAGAAGGAACTTACGCTTGCTGTCATCGGCGGGAAGTGGAAGCTGATTATTCTGTGGCATCTGGGCCTGGAAGGGACGAAACGCTTCAGTGAGCTGAAAAAGCTGATTCCCCATATCACCCAAAAAATGCTGACCAACCAGCTCCGCGAACTGGAGGAAGACCAGCTTGTATTCAGGAAAGTGTATGCGGAGGTTCCCCCGAGAGTAGAATACTCCTTGACGGAATATGGCCAAAGTCTGTTGCCAGTGCTGCGTATGATGTATGACTGGGGCAAAAACTATGGCGAGAATGTAATCTGGAAGGACATCCCTCCCGGTGACCGGTAG
- a CDS encoding cupin domain-containing protein: protein MLGVFHPLRHRWGNFTFSEPGVKRCILNAAGSLMMMEVHFEEGAEGYEHSHPHEQMSYCLRGSFEFRIDGKKYKVSAGESIAIPPNAKHGVTTLEADSALLDAFTPIREDLLKR from the coding sequence ATTCTTGGCGTCTTCCACCCTCTCCGCCACCGTTGGGGGAACTTCACCTTTTCAGAACCGGGAGTCAAACGCTGTATCCTGAATGCGGCAGGCAGCCTGATGATGATGGAGGTTCATTTCGAAGAGGGAGCCGAGGGGTATGAGCATAGCCATCCCCATGAGCAGATGAGCTACTGTCTGCGCGGAAGTTTCGAATTCCGTATTGACGGTAAAAAGTATAAGGTGAGCGCAGGCGAGAGTATTGCCATACCGCCTAACGCCAAACATGGCGTAACCACACTGGAAGCAGACTCAGCACTGCTCGATGCCTTCACGCCTATCCGTGAAGATTTGCTTAAGCGCTAG
- the hxlB gene encoding 6-phospho-3-hexuloisomerase, translated as MNTFSYAQEIVNELQRSVAQLGAGEAEQMAELLLRSGRVFVAGAGRSGLMGRAFAMRLMHAGKDAYVVGETVTPGIGPGDVLVLGTGSGETASLLSMAVKARAVGAAVVAVTLSPESSIGLLADHVVKLPGAPKEQADGGRITIQPMASLFEQTLLLFYDAVILRMMEETGQTSTRMFGNHANLE; from the coding sequence ATGAATACATTCAGCTATGCGCAGGAAATTGTGAATGAGCTGCAGCGGTCGGTTGCGCAGCTCGGAGCAGGGGAGGCTGAGCAGATGGCGGAGCTGCTGCTGCGCTCCGGCCGGGTTTTTGTCGCCGGCGCCGGCCGCTCCGGGCTCATGGGCCGGGCCTTCGCCATGCGGCTGATGCATGCCGGAAAGGATGCCTATGTAGTCGGCGAAACGGTAACGCCGGGGATTGGGCCGGGCGATGTGCTTGTGCTGGGCACCGGGTCCGGCGAGACGGCAAGCCTGCTGTCTATGGCAGTGAAGGCCCGGGCTGTGGGAGCCGCCGTAGTGGCGGTGACCCTCTCCCCGGAGTCGTCCATCGGACTGCTGGCCGATCATGTCGTCAAGCTGCCGGGTGCGCCCAAGGAGCAGGCGGATGGAGGCCGGATTACCATCCAGCCAATGGCCTCGCTGTTTGAGCAGACTCTGCTGCTCTTCTATGATGCCGTGATTCTGCGGATGATGGAAGAGACCGGCCAGACCTCTACCCGGATGTTCGGCAACCATGCGAATCTGGAATAA
- the hxlA gene encoding 3-hexulose-6-phosphate synthase: protein MKLQLALDLVNIDGAKEIVSEVAGFIDIVEIGTPIVINEGLHAVKAIKEAFPALTVLADLKIMDAGGYEVMKAAEAGADIVTVLGVSDDSTIKGAVEEAKKSGREILVDLINVKDIAARAAEVDALGVDYVCVHSGYDHQAEGKNSFADLQAIKSVVKQAKTAIAGGIKLNTLPEVIAAGPDLVIVGGGITGESDQKAAAAEMKRLVSQA, encoded by the coding sequence ATGAAGCTGCAATTAGCGCTGGACCTTGTAAATATTGATGGAGCCAAGGAAATTGTCTCGGAAGTCGCCGGATTTATTGATATCGTGGAGATCGGCACACCGATTGTCATTAATGAAGGCCTGCATGCTGTGAAGGCAATTAAGGAAGCCTTTCCGGCCCTGACCGTGCTGGCTGACCTGAAAATAATGGATGCCGGCGGGTACGAGGTGATGAAGGCGGCTGAAGCAGGCGCAGACATCGTAACCGTACTCGGTGTGTCCGATGACTCGACGATTAAAGGGGCCGTTGAGGAAGCGAAGAAAAGCGGGCGGGAGATTCTGGTGGACCTGATCAACGTCAAGGACATTGCGGCCAGAGCTGCCGAAGTAGACGCCCTCGGTGTGGATTATGTCTGCGTGCATTCCGGTTATGACCATCAGGCGGAGGGGAAAAACTCTTTTGCTGATTTGCAGGCAATCAAAAGTGTAGTGAAACAGGCCAAAACAGCGATTGCCGGCGGCATCAAGCTGAACACATTGCCTGAAGTGATTGCAGCCGGTCCTGATCTGGTCATCGTTGGCGGCGGGATTACCGGCGAAAGCGATCAGAAGGCAGCGGCGGCGGAAATGAAGCGCCTGGTCAGCCAAGCCTGA
- a CDS encoding MATE family efflux transporter — translation MNQTEHQEFNLVRLTWPIFLELFLFMLMGSVDTFMISSVSDDAVSGVGAANQIITMAILVLSVIGNGAAIVVSQYLGSKKPKEAAEVTGNAVTLNLAVGIILSTAMLIFGGALLGALNVTGDILVHAKIYIHIVGGGIFLQALINALATTIRTYGFTKQTMMVSLLMNLIHVAGNYLLIFGHFGLPALGVQGAAISTVASRLICLVIFFLLLYRIMEVRVKLTYYIHLSKKYVLQILKIGIPSAFESVIYQSCQLIFTLYITYLGAEAMATRQYALNISSYIFLFSVAVSMGTSIIVGHLVGARRPEEAYKRVFSSVKWALLVTVIIDAAVIFFRVPLMGLFTDNLDIVAMGAQVILLSIFLETGRTCNLVIINSLRASGDAKFPVYMGLISMVCISLPLGYVLVFQLHLGLAGVWLATAFDEWLRAVIMYFRWKSRAWEKHSLIEHETAEPAVPAAATAH, via the coding sequence ATGAACCAAACGGAACACCAGGAGTTTAATTTGGTTAGGCTGACCTGGCCTATTTTTCTAGAGCTGTTTCTGTTCATGCTAATGGGAAGTGTCGATACGTTCATGATCAGCTCCGTGTCTGATGATGCGGTGTCCGGCGTGGGGGCGGCCAATCAGATTATAACTATGGCTATACTCGTGCTCAGCGTGATCGGCAACGGGGCGGCCATTGTCGTTTCGCAATATCTCGGATCCAAGAAGCCCAAGGAGGCGGCGGAGGTCACGGGCAATGCCGTTACACTCAATCTGGCCGTAGGCATTATTCTTAGTACAGCCATGCTGATCTTCGGGGGAGCGCTGCTGGGGGCGCTGAATGTGACAGGGGATATTCTTGTACATGCCAAAATTTATATTCATATTGTCGGAGGCGGGATTTTCCTGCAGGCGCTGATCAATGCCTTGGCGACGACCATACGAACCTACGGTTTCACCAAACAGACCATGATGGTTTCCCTGCTGATGAACCTTATTCACGTAGCCGGCAACTATCTGCTGATTTTCGGACATTTCGGTTTGCCTGCGCTGGGTGTGCAGGGAGCGGCGATTTCTACTGTAGCCAGCCGTTTGATCTGCCTCGTTATTTTTTTCCTGCTGCTCTATAGAATTATGGAGGTGCGGGTGAAACTGACTTATTACATTCATCTTTCCAAAAAATATGTGCTGCAAATTCTCAAGATCGGCATCCCGTCGGCTTTTGAATCGGTGATCTATCAATCCTGCCAGCTGATTTTTACCTTATATATTACGTATCTGGGCGCAGAGGCCATGGCTACCCGCCAATACGCCCTGAATATCTCCAGCTATATTTTTTTGTTCAGCGTAGCCGTGTCGATGGGCACCTCGATTATTGTCGGACATCTCGTGGGTGCGAGACGGCCGGAGGAAGCCTACAAGCGGGTGTTCAGCAGTGTGAAATGGGCACTGCTTGTCACGGTCATCATTGATGCTGCCGTCATTTTCTTCCGCGTGCCGCTAATGGGACTATTCACGGATAACCTGGATATCGTCGCGATGGGCGCCCAGGTGATTCTGCTCAGTATTTTCCTGGAAACCGGGCGAACCTGCAACCTGGTCATTATCAACTCGCTGCGGGCCTCGGGCGATGCCAAGTTCCCTGTCTATATGGGCCTCATTTCGATGGTCTGCATCAGTCTTCCGCTTGGCTATGTCCTGGTATTCCAGCTTCATCTGGGCCTGGCCGGCGTCTGGCTGGCTACTGCTTTTGACGAATGGCTCAGGGCAGTAATTATGTATTTCCGCTGGAAGAGCCGGGCCTGGGAGAAGCATAGCCTGATTGAACACGAGACGGCTGAGCCTGCTGTCCCAGCCGCCGCAACGGCACATTGA
- a CDS encoding stalk domain-containing protein, with the protein MTIQWIRIWPRIFTNRVTMVPLQVVQKIPGISVQWNNLSKTVTITREAKLSP; encoded by the coding sequence ATAACCATTCAATGGATACGTATATGGCCCCGTATATTTACCAATAGAGTAACCATGGTTCCTTTGCAGGTGGTCCAAAAAATACCTGGCATCTCGGTACAATGGAATAACTTGTCCAAAACCGTCACCATTACCCGGGAAGCGAAACTATCACCTTAG
- a CDS encoding helix-turn-helix domain-containing protein has product MIPTTATIRDALATYLSQQGMSIHQFAGQAGINSGTLSRVLKGQQPIAMSHLERITKGMELPEDHFYTLYVDECFYYSSPTWRRLRPFLLRSAELGRLDCIEQVVQNLLENLTYAPMLFEVAEGLFLEGLWQAAELLYKNVSASEKYQNSERLAVCQFRLFRIALGDDQTQNLQAALLFECYLDRLDEADQLDGLKHLGHVYGSMRRWHKVDELAKEMLRLATIRYNLQRRSDRREINEKTPEKPLYFYILYAQLIRSTVCEEFGDYKSALDWVSLYMDGSWIQEDNEEVKRTIAQFQEWGTANSLLYRVLAGQYEALSEYVEYISLRTDEIFIALYNIILSANRYDWNVDYILERFAAYIPYQTYSTEFGEYNQQVMSDQHNRFLVELAVYYLHNKCKEGINFILQSLESSARINNEGTVIKCVDLFEQHRHLADEEEKEQYKLLIRKVQDSHEKKTHYSSSFL; this is encoded by the coding sequence ATGATTCCTACTACAGCCACGATTCGCGATGCCCTAGCGACGTATCTGTCGCAGCAGGGGATGTCCATTCATCAATTTGCCGGACAAGCCGGAATAAATTCAGGTACGCTCAGCCGGGTGCTTAAAGGTCAGCAGCCGATTGCCATGAGTCACCTGGAGCGGATTACCAAGGGGATGGAGCTTCCGGAGGACCATTTCTACACCTTATACGTGGACGAATGCTTCTATTATTCGTCACCAACTTGGCGGCGTCTGCGGCCATTTCTTTTACGTTCAGCAGAGTTGGGACGTCTCGATTGCATCGAACAGGTCGTTCAGAATTTGCTAGAGAATCTAACTTATGCCCCTATGCTGTTCGAAGTGGCGGAAGGGCTGTTTCTGGAGGGGCTGTGGCAGGCTGCAGAGTTATTATATAAGAATGTGAGCGCCAGCGAGAAATATCAGAATTCCGAACGGCTGGCGGTGTGTCAATTCCGTTTGTTTCGGATTGCCCTTGGCGACGATCAGACCCAGAATTTGCAGGCGGCTCTCCTCTTCGAATGTTACCTGGACCGGCTGGATGAAGCGGATCAATTGGATGGTTTGAAACATTTGGGCCATGTCTATGGTTCAATGCGTCGGTGGCATAAGGTGGATGAACTAGCGAAGGAGATGCTGCGATTAGCAACTATCCGTTATAATCTCCAGCGCCGGTCGGACCGTAGAGAGATTAACGAGAAAACCCCCGAGAAACCCCTCTACTTCTATATTCTGTACGCGCAGCTTATCCGTTCAACTGTATGTGAGGAATTTGGAGACTACAAATCAGCATTAGATTGGGTGTCCCTCTATATGGATGGAAGCTGGATACAAGAAGACAATGAAGAAGTGAAGCGAACTATAGCTCAGTTTCAGGAGTGGGGCACCGCGAACAGCCTGCTCTATCGAGTGTTGGCAGGACAATATGAGGCGCTCTCTGAATATGTCGAATATATCTCCCTCCGTACAGATGAGATATTTATTGCTTTATACAACATTATCTTATCGGCTAACCGCTATGATTGGAATGTTGATTACATTCTGGAGCGGTTTGCTGCCTATATCCCCTATCAGACATATTCTACAGAATTTGGCGAATACAATCAGCAGGTTATGTCAGATCAACACAACCGATTCCTCGTTGAACTGGCAGTTTATTATTTACATAATAAGTGCAAAGAAGGGATTAACTTCATCCTGCAAAGTTTGGAATCATCTGCTAGAATCAATAACGAAGGCACGGTCATCAAATGTGTCGATCTATTCGAACAGCATCGGCATCTCGCAGATGAAGAAGAGAAGGAGCAATACAAACTTCTGATTAGAAAGGTGCAGGACTCACATGAAAAGAAAACTCATTATTCTTCTAGCTTCCTTTAG
- a CDS encoding extracellular solute-binding protein, producing the protein MPRNKITKNLVLTSMLGLVLSGCGGNGISTGSPANALASTGTQAQKVTITMMHLWPAGISAQQNKLVGQIIDDYQKDYPNVTIKQEVLENEQYKNKLKVLSASNELPDVGITWAAGFMEPYVKGGLFAPLDDVLGGEPLKDKFVPGTTEAYVVDGKTYALPIELNISPVYYNKDIFAKYNLQVPTTYDEFKHVVKTLSDNGIAPIALGNKDRWTGSLWYMYLADRIAGSNTLKKATNGTGSFDDPGLIRAAVEVQTLVDLNAFNKGFNGLSNDEGKSEFVNEQAAMYLTGTWELPNFTTNPDIRQEFKDKVKFFKFPTVDGGKGDINSWVGGPGVGLFVAESSKVKEEAKAFVEYFVAKWGQDSVTTAGVIPATKVDTSNSELPHLYVDLLNELNHASSLTLFADVQMKPGAAQIHLDMIQALFGKAVTPEQFAAKHKEAIEKGN; encoded by the coding sequence ATGCCAAGGAACAAGATAACCAAAAACCTGGTATTGACGTCTATGCTGGGACTCGTTCTGTCAGGCTGCGGCGGGAACGGGATCAGCACAGGTTCCCCGGCCAATGCCTTGGCATCCACTGGTACACAGGCACAGAAAGTTACCATCACAATGATGCATCTATGGCCGGCGGGAATCTCGGCCCAGCAGAATAAACTGGTTGGACAGATCATTGACGATTACCAAAAGGATTATCCGAACGTCACGATCAAACAGGAAGTCTTAGAGAACGAGCAGTACAAGAACAAGCTGAAGGTGCTGTCGGCCTCCAACGAGCTGCCGGATGTAGGCATCACCTGGGCGGCAGGCTTCATGGAGCCTTATGTAAAAGGCGGATTGTTCGCCCCGCTGGATGATGTCCTGGGCGGTGAACCACTTAAGGATAAATTCGTTCCCGGTACTACCGAAGCTTACGTGGTGGATGGCAAAACCTATGCTCTGCCCATTGAACTGAATATCTCGCCGGTTTATTATAACAAAGACATTTTTGCTAAATATAATCTGCAAGTACCGACAACCTATGATGAATTCAAGCATGTTGTGAAAACGCTCTCCGATAACGGTATAGCCCCGATCGCCTTGGGCAACAAAGACCGCTGGACCGGCTCGCTGTGGTACATGTATCTGGCTGACCGGATCGCAGGAAGCAATACCTTGAAGAAAGCGACGAATGGGACAGGCTCATTTGACGATCCGGGGCTGATCCGGGCGGCGGTGGAGGTGCAGACGCTGGTGGATTTGAACGCCTTCAATAAGGGCTTTAACGGATTATCCAACGATGAAGGCAAGTCGGAGTTCGTGAATGAACAAGCGGCCATGTATCTGACGGGAACTTGGGAGCTGCCTAACTTTACCACCAATCCGGATATCCGGCAGGAGTTCAAGGACAAGGTTAAATTCTTCAAGTTCCCTACTGTAGACGGCGGCAAGGGGGACATCAACAGTTGGGTAGGCGGACCCGGTGTGGGCCTGTTCGTAGCAGAATCCTCCAAGGTCAAGGAAGAAGCCAAAGCATTTGTCGAGTACTTTGTAGCCAAGTGGGGACAGGATTCTGTAACCACCGCAGGCGTTATTCCGGCAACAAAAGTCGATACTTCAAATTCAGAGCTGCCGCACCTCTACGTGGATCTGCTTAACGAGCTCAATCATGCCAGCAGCCTCACCTTGTTTGCGGATGTGCAGATGAAGCCGGGCGCCGCACAGATCCACCTGGATATGATTCAGGCGCTGTTTGGTAAGGCGGTAACGCCGGAGCAGTTCGCCGCCAAGCATAAAGAAGCGATAGAGAAAGGAAACTGA
- a CDS encoding response regulator transcription factor has protein sequence MNLGNRTILVVDDEPRTRQGIRQTLEVWAAGRYIVETADNGIDARERLLHGRVHLLITDVRMPEVSGLDLIRSLEGQVRKPVIIVISGYAEFDYVQQALRLGAVNYLLKPLDKEELVQVVEAALKQEEEQQRREKLEKLVDHKLMEIDPDTAGMGEPVKEALAYVEQHLHEQLTMAEVAGRIHLNASYFSVLFKEQTGVPFSEYLSRLRIQRAKELLLQTSLPIVEIGERVGYRTDKYFIKVFKSLEDMSPSRYRHQMKNGRSEI, from the coding sequence ATGAACCTGGGCAATAGGACGATTCTGGTTGTGGACGATGAGCCGAGAACGCGGCAGGGCATCAGGCAGACACTGGAGGTGTGGGCGGCTGGCCGGTATATCGTCGAAACGGCGGATAATGGAATCGATGCGCGTGAGCGGCTGCTGCATGGGCGGGTGCATCTGCTGATTACGGATGTCCGCATGCCTGAGGTCAGTGGACTGGATCTGATCCGCTCGCTGGAGGGGCAAGTGCGGAAGCCGGTCATTATTGTCATCTCCGGTTATGCTGAATTCGATTATGTGCAGCAGGCGCTCAGGCTGGGGGCGGTCAATTATCTGCTGAAGCCGCTGGACAAGGAGGAACTGGTGCAGGTGGTCGAAGCCGCTCTGAAGCAGGAAGAAGAGCAGCAGCGCCGCGAGAAGCTGGAAAAGCTGGTGGACCACAAGCTGATGGAGATCGATCCGGATACGGCGGGTATGGGAGAGCCGGTAAAAGAAGCCCTGGCTTATGTGGAGCAGCATCTGCATGAGCAGCTGACCATGGCTGAAGTGGCCGGCAGGATTCACTTAAATGCCAGCTACTTCAGCGTGCTTTTCAAGGAGCAGACCGGAGTGCCGTTCAGCGAATATTTATCCCGCCTGAGAATTCAGCGGGCCAAGGAGCTGCTGCTGCAGACAAGCCTGCCGATTGTAGAGATCGGTGAACGGGTGGGCTACCGTACGGATAAATATTTCATCAAGGTGTTCAAGTCCCTGGAAGACATGAGTCCCAGCCGTTACCGCCATCAAATGAAGAATGGGCGCAGCGAAATCTAA